From Prionailurus viverrinus isolate Anna chromosome B2, UM_Priviv_1.0, whole genome shotgun sequence, the proteins below share one genomic window:
- the LOC125165474 gene encoding 40S ribosomal protein S24-like, whose amino-acid sequence MNDTVTIQTRKFMTNRLLQRKQMVIDVLHPGKATVPKTEIREKLAKMYKTTPDVIFVFGFRTHFGGGKTTGFGMIYDSLDDAKKNEPKHRLARHGLYEKKKTSRKQ is encoded by the coding sequence ATGAATGACACAGTAACTATCCAGACCAGGAAGTTCATGACCAACCGACTACTTCAGCGGAAACAGATGGTCATCGATGTTCTTCACCCCGGAAAGGCAACAGTACCTAAGACAGAAATTCGGGAAAAACTAGCCAAAATGTACAAGACCACACCAGATGTCATCTTTGTATTTGGATTCAGAACCCATTTTGGAGGTGGCAAGACAACTGGCTTTGGCATGATTTATGATTCCTTGGAtgatgcaaagaaaaatgaacccaaaCATAGACTTGCAAGACATGGCCTGTATGAGAAGAAAAAGACGTCAAGAAAACAGTGA